The Clostridium chauvoei genome has a window encoding:
- a CDS encoding NAD(P)/FAD-dependent oxidoreductase, with amino-acid sequence MLQYDLVIIGGGASGLSAGVSSLKQGIKNVLILERNSDLGGNLNLFIHKGFGKYYLNKEVTGPELSTILINDYKSLGGAYKTDAQVLKVTENKIITFVSPKDGVVDIEAKSIILASGCREKYTGNVIVPIHKYTGIFTIASAHKLINFQGYLPGKEVVIWGRNEWSLLLARRLIIEGAKVKVLIDDSENELITEHEEKIISGFDINIIQNSRIIEVSGNERIQNVVIENIDNGLLSNIECDSLVLTVGYYPELDFISKSTNIDLDEDYIPEVLDYETSIKGIYACGTILHGEDGIIYSGEEGYKVGKIVADNLK; translated from the coding sequence ATGCTTCAATATGATTTAGTTATAATTGGTGGGGGAGCCTCTGGTCTTTCAGCAGGAGTTTCATCATTAAAACAAGGAATCAAAAATGTATTAATCTTAGAACGAAATAGTGACTTAGGCGGTAATTTAAATTTATTTATACATAAGGGGTTTGGGAAGTATTATTTAAATAAAGAAGTAACAGGCCCAGAACTTTCAACAATATTAATAAATGATTACAAAAGCTTAGGTGGAGCTTATAAAACGGATGCACAAGTTTTAAAAGTAACGGAAAATAAAATTATAACTTTTGTAAGTCCTAAAGATGGAGTAGTAGATATAGAAGCAAAGAGTATAATACTAGCTTCAGGATGTAGAGAAAAATATACTGGTAATGTAATAGTACCTATTCATAAATATACAGGGATTTTTACAATAGCATCAGCGCATAAGCTTATTAATTTTCAAGGATACTTACCAGGAAAGGAAGTTGTAATTTGGGGCAGAAATGAATGGTCTTTATTATTAGCCAGAAGATTAATAATAGAAGGTGCTAAGGTAAAAGTTTTAATAGATGATTCTGAAAATGAATTAATAACAGAACATGAAGAAAAAATAATTTCTGGTTTTGATATTAATATAATACAAAATTCTAGAATTATAGAAGTATCAGGTAATGAAAGAATTCAAAATGTAGTAATTGAAAATATAGATAATGGTTTATTATCTAATATTGAATGTGATTCGTTAGTTTTAACAGTTGGGTATTACCCTGAATTAGACTTTATATCAAAATCAACAAATATAGATTTGGATGAGGACTATATTCCAGAAGTATTGGATTATGAAACATCTATTAAAGGGATATATGCTTGTGGAACTATATTACATGGTGAAGATGGAATTATATATAGTGGAGAAGAAGGATATAAAGTAGGGAAGATAGTAGCAGATAATTTAAAGTAA
- a CDS encoding RusA family crossover junction endodeoxyribonuclease, with product MSSYAKIIVPGSPISKSNFKLHNKSGRAILPYNTGKSHDRYALYEEEIAYYANIQNPGVILEESLIAILKVYYKSEKRHPDTANITKSIFDGIEKSGLIVNDAQIRRIITEEFYDKENPRFELEFFGESEYEVSYKITKKNISDEKILYSPIKKAIPIPKETSNNKVSSNSNKYCCDICKKEIKEDNPVKANGGKTLICRKCFNKLF from the coding sequence ATGAGTTCATATGCAAAAATAATAGTACCTGGATCACCCATCTCAAAATCAAATTTTAAGTTGCATAATAAAAGTGGAAGAGCTATATTGCCATATAATACTGGTAAGTCACACGATAGATATGCTTTATATGAAGAGGAAATAGCATACTATGCAAATATTCAAAATCCTGGTGTAATATTAGAGGAATCACTTATTGCAATTCTCAAAGTCTATTACAAAAGTGAAAAAAGACATCCAGATACCGCTAATATAACTAAAAGTATTTTTGATGGAATAGAAAAAAGCGGTTTAATAGTAAATGATGCTCAAATTAGAAGAATTATAACAGAAGAATTTTATGATAAAGAAAATCCTAGATTTGAGTTAGAGTTTTTTGGCGAAAGTGAATATGAAGTTTCTTATAAAATTACAAAAAAAAATATTTCTGATGAAAAAATATTATATTCCCCAATAAAAAAGGCAATACCTATTCCTAAAGAGACTTCTAATAATAAAGTTTCCTCAAATAGTAATAAATATTGTTGCGATATTTGTAAAAAAGAAATAAAAGAAGATAATCCAGTAAAAGCTAATGGTGGAAAAACTTTAATTTGTAGAAAATGCTTTAATAAATTATTTTAA
- a CDS encoding GDSL-type esterase/lipase family protein has translation MDNKNFVFIGDSLIFGYGVPKNKNWVTKLNDALDFNIINKGINGNTTTDMLVRFSEDVISNKPKLIFLMGGTNDLLSNRPVDFIISNIELMIKEGLESNSKVILGIPPTIIGCDANELFAPSNTYNYCEHSLPILKNKLMDLCKKYNLSFIDFYKLTIDNLNKNIFSDGIHLNSHGQNLLFEEALKIIKL, from the coding sequence ATGGATAATAAAAATTTTGTTTTTATAGGTGATAGCTTAATCTTTGGCTATGGAGTTCCTAAAAATAAAAATTGGGTAACTAAACTTAATGATGCTTTAGATTTTAATATTATTAATAAAGGGATTAATGGTAATACAACTACAGATATGTTGGTTAGATTTTCAGAAGATGTAATCTCTAATAAACCTAAACTTATCTTTTTAATGGGGGGGACAAATGATCTTCTTTCTAATAGACCTGTAGATTTTATAATTAGCAATATAGAATTAATGATTAAAGAAGGATTAGAATCTAATTCTAAAGTTATTTTAGGAATTCCACCAACAATAATAGGATGTGATGCTAATGAGTTATTTGCTCCAAGTAATACCTATAATTATTGTGAACACTCCTTACCTATTCTAAAAAATAAATTAATGGATTTATGTAAAAAATATAATTTATCTTTTATAGATTTTTATAAATTAACAATTGATAATTTAAATAAAAATATTTTTTCTGACGGAATACATTTAAATTCTCATGGACAAAACTTACTTTTTGAAGAAGCTCTTAAAATAATAAAACTTTAG
- a CDS encoding TldD/PmbA family protein produces the protein MLSKSVASRVLARCLITGGDFAEIFEEDTIDTSISILNGKVENSVAGRSYGIGIRIFKGFRSIYAYTNSNNLTDLLNTAQKAALALGELKEDGKIILTEKFNNNIHPIIYLPSSISIQKKIGVMKIAYGAAKDYNSEISQVSVGYADKEQNILIANTEGLYTEDKRVRTRLAISSVASLNGENQTGFEGPGRHMGFEMFKEIDPEYYGKEASRVAYTMLHAKNCPAGKMPVAIDNGFGGVIFHEACGHSLEATAVAKGNSVFTGMIGKQIASSKVTAIDDGTIPNAWGSLNIDDEGNKTRKNILIENGILKSYMIDKLNGRRMGMEATGSSRRQSYKYAPTSRMTNTYIASGSDTPEEIIKSISNGLYAKKMGGGSVNPVTGEFNFAVSEGYIIKNGIIQEPVRGASLIGKGSEVLMDIDMVGNNLAHGQGMCGSSSGSIPTNVGQPMIRVKEITVGGR, from the coding sequence ATGTTATCAAAAAGTGTAGCATCTAGGGTATTAGCTAGATGTTTAATAACAGGTGGAGATTTTGCAGAAATATTTGAAGAGGATACAATAGATACCTCTATAAGTATATTAAATGGAAAAGTTGAAAATTCAGTAGCAGGTAGAAGTTATGGAATAGGTATAAGAATATTTAAAGGATTTAGAAGTATATATGCATATACAAATAGTAATAATTTAACAGATTTATTAAACACTGCACAAAAGGCGGCATTAGCTTTAGGAGAATTAAAAGAGGATGGAAAGATTATTTTAACAGAGAAATTTAATAATAATATTCATCCTATAATATATTTACCATCATCAATTTCAATACAAAAGAAAATTGGTGTTATGAAAATTGCATACGGTGCAGCAAAAGATTATAATAGTGAAATTTCACAAGTATCTGTAGGATATGCTGATAAAGAGCAAAATATATTAATAGCAAATACAGAAGGTTTATATACAGAAGATAAAAGAGTAAGAACTAGGTTAGCTATAAGCTCAGTAGCATCTCTGAATGGTGAAAATCAAACAGGTTTTGAAGGTCCAGGAAGACATATGGGATTTGAAATGTTTAAGGAAATCGATCCTGAATATTATGGAAAAGAGGCTTCAAGAGTAGCTTACACTATGTTACATGCTAAAAATTGTCCAGCGGGGAAAATGCCAGTTGCAATAGATAATGGATTTGGTGGTGTTATATTCCATGAAGCCTGTGGACACTCATTAGAAGCAACTGCAGTAGCAAAAGGAAATTCAGTATTTACAGGTATGATAGGAAAGCAAATAGCATCCTCTAAAGTAACAGCTATAGATGATGGAACAATTCCAAATGCATGGGGATCATTAAATATTGATGATGAAGGTAATAAAACTAGAAAGAATATACTTATAGAAAATGGTATTTTAAAATCATATATGATAGATAAATTAAATGGAAGAAGAATGGGTATGGAAGCAACAGGAAGTTCAAGAAGACAAAGCTATAAATATGCTCCTACTTCAAGAATGACCAACACTTATATTGCTTCAGGAAGTGATACTCCAGAGGAAATTATAAAATCAATATCAAATGGATTATATGCAAAGAAAATGGGTGGTGGATCAGTAAATCCAGTAACTGGTGAATTTAATTTTGCTGTTTCAGAAGGATATATTATTAAAAATGGAATTATCCAAGAGCCTGTTCGAGGAGCTAGCTTAATTGGTAAAGGTAGTGAAGTTCTAATGGATATTGATATGGTAGGAAATAATTTAGCTCATGGTCAAGGAATGTGTGGATCTTCTTCAGGAAGTATTCCAACTAATGTAGGTCAACCGATGATTAGAGTTAAAGAAATTACAGTAGGTGGAAGATAA
- a CDS encoding response regulator transcription factor has product MGKILLVEDEDSIRGFLKINLKRNDFDVLEAATGEDGLKIAEIEKPSIAILDVMLPGIDGFKVCDKLRRKYPNMGIIMLTAKGQDIDKIMGLEYGADDYIVKPFNPLEVVLRVKALLRRVLEKKEKKDKLIVGDFTIDLYAQKLLKKEEEIDLTPKEYLLMKLFLENPNRAFTRDELLDLVWGENYFGDSKIIDVNIRRLRSKIEDDSYEPKYIETVWGIGYRWRL; this is encoded by the coding sequence ATGGGGAAAATTTTATTAGTTGAAGATGAAGATAGTATTAGAGGATTTTTAAAGATAAATTTAAAAAGAAATGATTTTGATGTATTAGAAGCTGCTACTGGTGAAGATGGATTAAAAATTGCTGAAATAGAAAAGCCTTCTATTGCTATTTTAGATGTTATGTTACCAGGAATAGATGGGTTTAAGGTATGTGATAAATTAAGAAGAAAATATCCTAATATGGGAATAATAATGTTAACAGCTAAAGGGCAAGATATAGATAAAATTATGGGTTTAGAATATGGAGCAGATGATTATATAGTAAAGCCATTTAATCCTTTAGAAGTAGTTTTAAGAGTTAAAGCATTATTAAGAAGAGTTTTAGAAAAAAAAGAAAAAAAAGATAAGTTAATAGTAGGAGACTTTACGATAGATTTATATGCTCAAAAGTTATTAAAGAAGGAAGAGGAAATAGATCTTACTCCAAAGGAGTATTTATTAATGAAATTATTTTTAGAAAATCCTAACAGAGCTTTTACACGGGATGAATTATTAGATTTAGTATGGGGAGAAAATTATTTTGGAGATTCTAAAATAATTGATGTTAATATAAGAAGGCTTAGAAGTAAAATAGAAGATGATTCATATGAACCTAAATATATAGAAACTGTATGGGGAATAGGATATAGATGGAGACTTTAA
- a CDS encoding TldD/PmbA family protein — MDFDIFVKKLFKEAKELGFEEYEVYYIDRENLGINIYKEEVEKYSLNSSYGLSFRGKMNGKIGYSYTEILDNEAIEMLVQKAKESALAIESEDVHFIYEGDKEYIDVKTYHKELENLPADKLIELAIQMEKEAKKLDSRVHNFSGCGIGYNTSSYGIINSKGLNIKNKANILTAYVAPIIKEGENMHDGFGYVVANSLEDVNPKKIAEDGVKEAISRIGGKSIPSSKYRCVISNEAMVSLLSTFASIFSGDAAQKGLSLLKGKEGEVIASSKVNLVDNPHLENGLASVSFDDEGVATVKTDIIKEGTLITLLHNLKTANKGNTKTTANGFKSSYTSPVGVSPTNFYIENGSKTFKELLENVGEGLLITEFAGLHSGASSVTGDFSLAAKGFYIESGKKTFPVEQITVAGNFFTLLKDIEEIGTDLKFPMSSVGSPSVIIKELAIAGK, encoded by the coding sequence ATGGACTTTGATATTTTTGTTAAAAAGCTTTTCAAAGAAGCAAAAGAATTGGGTTTTGAAGAATATGAAGTATACTATATAGATAGAGAAAATCTAGGGATAAATATTTATAAAGAAGAAGTAGAAAAATATAGTTTAAATAGTTCTTATGGCTTATCTTTTAGAGGTAAAATGAATGGTAAAATAGGATATTCATATACAGAAATACTAGATAATGAAGCTATAGAAATGCTTGTTCAAAAAGCTAAAGAAAGTGCATTAGCTATAGAAAGTGAAGATGTTCATTTTATTTATGAAGGAGACAAAGAATATATAGATGTAAAAACTTATCATAAAGAATTAGAAAATCTTCCAGCAGATAAATTAATAGAATTAGCTATACAAATGGAAAAAGAAGCTAAGAAATTAGATAGTAGGGTTCATAATTTTAGTGGATGTGGAATAGGTTATAATACTTCTTCTTATGGAATTATTAATTCAAAAGGATTAAATATAAAAAATAAAGCTAATATATTAACAGCATATGTAGCTCCTATTATTAAAGAAGGAGAAAATATGCATGATGGATTTGGATATGTAGTAGCTAATTCTTTAGAAGATGTAAATCCTAAAAAGATAGCTGAAGATGGTGTTAAAGAAGCAATTTCAAGAATTGGAGGTAAGTCAATACCTTCTTCCAAGTATAGATGTGTAATTAGCAATGAAGCTATGGTTTCTTTATTATCAACTTTTGCCTCTATATTTAGTGGGGATGCAGCACAAAAAGGTTTAAGTCTTTTAAAAGGTAAAGAGGGAGAAGTTATTGCAAGTTCAAAGGTGAACTTAGTAGATAATCCTCATTTAGAAAATGGGTTAGCATCAGTTTCTTTTGATGATGAAGGAGTAGCTACAGTTAAAACAGACATTATAAAAGAGGGAACATTAATTACTTTACTGCATAATTTAAAAACTGCTAATAAAGGGAATACTAAAACTACTGCTAATGGATTTAAAAGCTCATATACATCTCCAGTTGGAGTATCACCTACTAATTTTTATATAGAAAATGGAAGCAAGACTTTTAAGGAATTACTTGAAAATGTAGGAGAAGGCTTATTAATTACAGAGTTTGCAGGGTTACATTCAGGAGCGAGTTCTGTAACAGGAGATTTTTCATTAGCGGCTAAGGGGTTTTATATAGAATCAGGAAAGAAGACATTCCCTGTTGAGCAAATAACAGTAGCAGGAAATTTCTTTACATTATTAAAGGATATAGAAGAGATAGGAACAGATTTAAAGTTTCCAATGAGTAGTGTTGGAAGTCCATCTGTTATTATAAAAGAACTTGCTATTGCAGGTAAATAA
- a CDS encoding LTA synthase family protein produces MDNLWDKTKDYFKNKIGIHGIVRFILFMIPLVSIVIKGIIFQGFVINQNPYELDMHMGHVVSKSYLLYYYAFALLFLSFALLFKGRGRVIYLFVVDLIITILILVDLGYFRGFLTMPSALLLMQTSNMDNMGSTIMSMFSNKDYLLFIDFIIMGIFIFITRKSHFQIKRRAPLTFIISLIISILYIAYVPFNLFVLGNKEVKNASIFDNYDPTNTARYLSPVGYHIFDVYNVYKDSKPYELTDEEQAQVNKFFEIKKENLPNNEYAGLFKGKNLIVIQVESLESFVIDKKINDQEITPVLNNLVNTGIYFPNIYEQVNEGTSSDCDLMINTSMFPLRRGSTFFRYPNTTYNSLPLLLEEQGYETSAIHPDKGSFWNYTNGLTGIGFKKFTDYYSFDIDEQIGMGLSDESYFRQVVPMLKQTPNPFYAFTVTLTSHGPFDLPDKYRTLGLNEELGNSELGGYFESVKYTDKQIGMFLKKLDEEGILDNTVVVIEGDHTGVHKYYNHSIEALSEKEDWYLDNGHHTIPFIIWSKDVQYPKKSDIIGGQIDIMPTLLYLMGIPNEKYEGTALGRNLLNTNRSFAVTTNLDIFENGLTEEQREIYKSMVELSDKMIRANYFNKE; encoded by the coding sequence GTGGACAATCTATGGGATAAAACAAAAGATTATTTTAAAAATAAAATAGGTATTCATGGAATTGTAAGATTTATTCTTTTTATGATTCCATTAGTTTCAATCGTTATTAAAGGAATTATATTTCAAGGATTTGTAATTAATCAAAATCCATATGAACTTGATATGCATATGGGACATGTAGTTTCTAAAAGCTACTTACTTTATTATTATGCCTTTGCATTATTATTTTTAAGCTTTGCTTTACTTTTTAAAGGTAGAGGTAGAGTTATTTACTTATTTGTAGTTGACCTAATTATAACTATTTTAATTTTAGTAGATTTAGGTTATTTTAGAGGCTTTTTAACAATGCCTTCAGCTTTACTTTTAATGCAAACATCTAATATGGATAATATGGGTTCAACTATAATGTCTATGTTTAGTAATAAGGACTACTTATTGTTTATTGATTTTATAATAATGGGTATATTCATTTTTATTACAAGAAAATCACATTTCCAAATAAAAAGAAGAGCTCCTTTAACATTTATAATTTCATTAATTATAAGTATATTATATATAGCATATGTTCCTTTCAATCTATTTGTATTAGGAAATAAAGAGGTCAAAAATGCATCAATTTTTGATAACTATGATCCAACTAATACAGCTAGATATTTATCTCCTGTTGGTTATCATATTTTTGATGTATACAATGTATATAAAGATTCAAAACCTTATGAACTAACTGATGAGGAACAAGCACAAGTTAATAAATTCTTTGAAATTAAGAAAGAAAATTTACCAAACAATGAATACGCAGGACTTTTTAAAGGTAAAAACCTAATTGTTATACAGGTAGAATCTTTAGAAAGCTTTGTAATAGATAAAAAGATTAATGATCAAGAAATAACTCCTGTTTTAAACAACTTAGTAAATACAGGTATTTATTTCCCTAATATATATGAACAGGTTAATGAAGGTACAAGCTCTGATTGTGATTTAATGATAAATACTTCAATGTTCCCACTTAGAAGGGGTAGTACTTTCTTTAGATATCCTAATACAACATATAATTCATTGCCTTTATTATTAGAAGAACAAGGTTATGAAACTTCTGCTATTCATCCAGATAAAGGATCTTTCTGGAACTATACAAATGGCTTAACTGGTATAGGATTTAAGAAATTTACTGATTATTATTCCTTTGATATAGATGAACAAATCGGTATGGGACTAAGTGATGAAAGTTATTTTAGACAAGTTGTTCCTATGCTAAAACAAACACCAAATCCATTTTATGCATTCACTGTAACATTAACAAGTCATGGTCCTTTCGATTTACCAGATAAATATAGAACACTTGGACTTAATGAAGAATTAGGTAATAGTGAACTTGGTGGTTATTTTGAAAGTGTTAAATATACAGATAAGCAAATAGGAATGTTCCTTAAAAAGCTAGACGAAGAAGGCATATTAGATAATACTGTTGTTGTTATTGAAGGTGACCATACAGGAGTTCATAAATACTATAATCATAGTATCGAAGCTCTAAGCGAAAAAGAAGACTGGTATTTAGATAATGGTCATCATACTATACCATTTATAATATGGTCAAAAGATGTTCAATATCCAAAAAAATCTGATATAATTGGTGGTCAAATAGATATTATGCCTACACTTTTATACTTAATGGGAATACCTAATGAAAAGTATGAAGGTACAGCTTTAGGAAGAAATCTACTAAATACAAATAGATCATTTGCAGTAACAACAAACTTAGATATATTTGAAAATGGCTTAACTGAAGAACAAAGAGAAATCTATAAGAGTATGGTTGAGCTTTCTGATAAAATGATTAGAGCAAATTATTTTAATAAAGAATAA
- a CDS encoding polysaccharide deacetylase family protein, giving the protein MKKKKRFIAFIGVLILCIVTVTIISSKIKNNTVDIKADEIEQKKDKDDSNADKNTTKEITLDNSNYLSLENDPNADDASVVLPETMYKWNFQRTDNRKIAYLTFDDGPSENVTIPILDVLKENNIKATFFTLGTSIEDTPKSGEILKRMAKEGHAIANHGYSHNYKLLYPNGWIDVNTFMNDMNKNRQILKEKLGKDFDTRVIRMPGGHCSWNGITALDQELAKQGLYQTDWNTLNGDAEGNNHTPEQLLSRLKDTLEQFDYDTVIVLMHDSTSKQTTAQYLQSAIDYLRAKGFEFRTLK; this is encoded by the coding sequence ATGAAAAAAAAGAAGAGATTTATTGCATTTATAGGGGTGTTAATTCTTTGTATAGTTACAGTTACGATAATTTCTAGTAAAATAAAGAATAATACTGTGGATATAAAGGCAGATGAAATAGAACAGAAAAAAGATAAAGATGATTCTAATGCTGATAAAAATACTACAAAAGAAATTACTTTAGATAACTCAAATTATTTATCTTTAGAAAATGATCCTAATGCAGACGATGCATCAGTAGTATTACCAGAAACTATGTATAAATGGAATTTTCAAAGAACAGATAATAGAAAAATTGCATATCTTACTTTTGATGATGGTCCATCAGAAAATGTAACTATACCAATATTAGATGTCTTAAAGGAGAATAATATTAAAGCTACATTCTTTACTTTAGGAACTTCAATAGAAGATACTCCTAAGTCAGGGGAGATCCTTAAGAGAATGGCAAAAGAGGGACATGCAATAGCAAACCATGGATATTCTCATAATTATAAACTTTTATATCCAAATGGTTGGATAGATGTAAATACTTTCATGAATGATATGAATAAAAATAGACAAATACTTAAAGAAAAATTAGGAAAAGATTTTGATACAAGAGTAATTAGAATGCCTGGTGGACATTGTAGTTGGAATGGAATAACAGCATTAGATCAAGAACTAGCTAAACAAGGGCTTTATCAAACTGATTGGAATACATTAAATGGAGATGCAGAAGGAAATAATCATACTCCGGAACAATTATTATCAAGATTAAAAGATACACTTGAACAATTTGATTATGATACAGTAATAGTTTTAATGCATGATTCAACTTCAAAGCAAACAACTGCACAATATTTACAAAGTGCGATAGATTATTTAAGAGCAAAAGGTTTTGAGTTTAGAACATTAAAATAA
- the tsaD gene encoding tRNA (adenosine(37)-N6)-threonylcarbamoyltransferase complex transferase subunit TsaD yields MEKKLILSIESSCDETSAAVIKNGREILSNIIATQIDTHMKYGGVVPEVASRMHIEVINGVVMEALEKASVTLDDIDAIGVTYGPGLVGALLVGLQYAKGLAFATKKPLVGVNHIEGHISANYIEHKDLKPPFVSLVVSGGHTFIVHVKDYGEYEVIGQTRDDAAGEAYDKVARALGLGYPGGPKIDKLAKEGNENAIEFPKANFHEETLDFSFSGVKSAVLNYLNKCKMQNIEVNKADVAASFQKAVIEVLKENVIKTCKKKDVKKIAIAGGVASNSALRKTLIDAAEKIGIEVLFPSPVLCTDNAAMIGSAAYFNFISGKISPLNLNAKPNLKL; encoded by the coding sequence ATGGAAAAAAAATTAATATTGTCAATAGAATCAAGTTGTGATGAAACATCAGCAGCAGTAATAAAAAATGGAAGAGAAATTTTATCAAATATTATTGCTACTCAAATAGATACACATATGAAATATGGTGGAGTTGTCCCAGAAGTAGCTTCTAGAATGCATATAGAGGTAATAAATGGAGTTGTAATGGAAGCATTAGAGAAGGCTAGCGTTACATTAGATGACATAGATGCAATTGGAGTAACTTATGGTCCAGGGCTAGTAGGAGCTTTGTTGGTAGGTCTTCAATATGCTAAAGGATTAGCCTTTGCAACAAAAAAACCTTTAGTTGGTGTAAATCATATAGAAGGTCATATTAGTGCAAATTACATAGAACATAAAGATTTAAAGCCTCCGTTTGTTTCTTTAGTAGTATCAGGAGGGCATACTTTTATAGTTCATGTTAAAGATTATGGTGAATATGAAGTTATAGGTCAAACAAGAGATGATGCAGCAGGAGAAGCATATGATAAAGTAGCAAGAGCTTTAGGACTTGGATATCCTGGTGGACCTAAGATAGATAAGTTAGCTAAAGAAGGTAACGAAAATGCTATAGAGTTTCCAAAAGCTAATTTTCATGAAGAAACATTAGATTTTTCATTTAGTGGAGTTAAATCAGCTGTATTAAATTATCTTAATAAATGTAAGATGCAAAATATTGAGGTTAATAAAGCCGATGTAGCGGCATCTTTCCAAAAAGCTGTAATAGAAGTTTTAAAAGAGAATGTAATTAAAACTTGTAAAAAGAAAGATGTTAAGAAAATAGCAATTGCAGGTGGGGTAGCATCAAATTCAGCTTTAAGAAAAACCTTAATAGATGCGGCAGAAAAGATAGGAATAGAAGTATTATTTCCATCACCAGTATTGTGTACAGATAATGCAGCTATGATAGGAAGTGCAGCATATTTTAACTTTATTAGTGGAAAGATTAGTCCTTTAAACTTAAATGCAAAACCAAATTTAAAGTTATAG